The Proteiniborus sp. DW1 genome segment TGACAGATACAGAGTTCCATGGGATTTGGGCTGGAATGATAAAGGAATTAAGTTTTGGCTCATTCATGTCCATTTTTAAATATAATTTAAGTAGCAAGGGTTATTTAAGTTATCCCTTGCTTTTATTTTGTGCTGAATAAGAATATACTAATCGGTTTTATATATAATTAATATTATTAATTATGTAATTAAAATAATTAAGTTTAAGCTTTAATATTTTTATAAAATGTATTGACAATTTTAAAATATCAATTACAATAATAATATAACCGGAAAATTAAAAACTGTCATAAGGAGGTTCAGCACCATGAAGGATTTGCTATTAAAAAGAAAAAGTAAGTTTATTTTGTACGTCATAGCTTGCTTTCTACCAGTAATAGATACCTTGTTAAGAAATGTCTCCATAGCACTACTAATTGGAAGTATAGAAAGAGGAGATATTGATTACTTTTTAAAAGTCCTTGCACTTTCAATCTTTTTTACTATCTTTGGTGTTGTGCTCTATGTTATATCTAGATTCATGAGAATCAGCTATATGAGAGATACAATCTTAGACGTAAGAATAAATGCTTTCGACAGAATTTTAAAATATTCATATAAGAATTTTAGTAAAAAATCTAAAGATGTATACATATCAAATCTTGTAAATGACATCAATATTTTTGAACAAAACTTCTTTCTAAGGCTAATAAATACAATTTTTCAAGGTGGATGGTATCTTGTATCTTTAATAATACTATTTTTCTTGGATTTTAAGTTCGCATCAGGAATTTTTGCTGTATCTATAATAATGTTTTTCATAAGTAAATCCTTTGAAAGTAAGACTGTAAGATTGCAGGAAGAAGTTTCTGAAAATAATGAAAATTTTACTACAAATATTTCTAATACTTTTAATGGACTTGAAATATTAAAGCTAAACAATATAGAAGACAAGTTTCTATATAATACTCTAAAAGCCATAGATAAGGTAGAGAAAAAGAAGCTTTATTATACTGTATTTACTGATGGACAGAGAAGCTTTACTAACTTTCTTGGCTTTGGAATATTTGTTGGTATAATACTGTATTGTATTAATTTAGTTTTGCAAGGGGCATCTTTTACTAAGATAACATTGATGATACAATTATCTAACGGTTGTATATGGCCTATAGTTCAAATCCTTCCTTGGTTTAATGAATTAAAGGCTTCAGCTAAAATATACGATAAGATTACTAGGGATGATGAAGAAAAGGTTTCAGATATAGTGAAAGAAAAAGAATTTAAGTTTGAATCAAAATTAGAAGTAAGCAATCTAGAGTTTAACTATGACAACAAAGAAGTTTTTAAGGGGGCATCCTTTACTATTGAGAAGGGAAAAAAATATCTGCTTAAAGGTGCTAGTGGAGCTGGAAAATCAACTTTAATTAACCTTCTTTCAATGGTCAATGATGACTACAAAGGAAAGATAGCTTTAGACGGCATAGATTATAGAGAGATTAACGAAAAAAGCTTCAACGACAATATAGCTTTTATCTATCAAGATGTGTTTTTATTTGAAGATACTATTTACAATAATATTGCATTATTCAAGGAAATACCGGAAGAAAAAATATTAAAGGCTGCTGAAGGAGCTGGATTATCAGAGTTTCTTAAAGAAAGAGCAGAAGGATTACAGGAAAAACTAATGGAAAATGGTAAGAATCTCTCCGGTGGTCAAAGACAGAGAATATCTATAGCTAGAGCATTGGCAAAAGGTGCTAATATTTTATTTGTAGATGAAGCTACATCAAGCTTAAATGAAGAACTAGGTAGAGCCATAGAGAATACACTTTTATCCTTAGATAGTACAGTTATTGCCATCTCTCATAGATACTATGAAGGGCTTAGTGAAAAATATGATTATGTACTTGAGGTAAAAGACGGTCAAGTATATCAACATAATAGTCAGGAGTACTTTAACATGGAGGCGATGGCTATATGAAGAAATCAATATTTAAAGCAATTCCATATCTAATATTAGTTACTATTATTGCCTTAGTATGTGCTGTACTAGAAGGTGCTTTATCTATTTCAATGATGAAGACTATTGATATAGCTGTATCTGGTAATATGGATTCATTTAAAAGTGAAGCAATAAAGCTCATAATTCTTGCATTGTCAATATTGCCTGCTAGTATTCTATTATCCTTTGGAAAAGGACTTTATAAAAGAAAGGCTATATTGTCAGCAAAAATTAATTTTGTTAGTAGAGTATTTAAGAAAAACATCAATGAGTTTCAAAGAGATAATAATGCAAAGTATGTGTCTGCCTTAACTAATGATGTAAATACTATTGAAACTAATTATATAGATGGAATATATGAGGTTATACTGGGAATTATATACTCCATAGTTAGTGTTGGAGTTATCGCATATGTTAGCCCAGTTGCACTTGGAATCGGAACTGGTATAGGTGTTATCAGTACTCTACTTTCTATTTTAATAGGTAGGCCTATGCAAAAGCACCATAATCAGAGAAGCGAGCTTTATGAGGGTTATACCTCTTATATTAAAGAGGTTCTAAGCGCCTTTCATATAATCAAATCTAATAACTTAACTGATAAAGTAAAGAGTGATTTTTATAACAAAAGCCATAGTATTCAACAAAAAGGATATATTATTGACAAAATATATACCTATATCAGTGCCCTACAAAATCTTAATATGATACTTGCTCTTATGGCTCTACTTGGTATATCAGCTTATATGGCCATAAAGGGAAGCCTCACTTTAGGAGGAGTTATACTAATTATCAACAATATGGAAAAAATCATTGTACCTATAATGAGGTTTGGAGAATGGATGCCTAAGATATTTGCAACTAAGAAGTTATTCTCAAAGATTGAGGATACTCTTACAAATCAAGATAATTATGAAGAAACTATTTCTTTAGAAAGCTTCAATGATTCAATTGAGTTTAGTAACGTAACTTTTGGATATGAAGATGAAGATATCTTACAAAATATTAGTCTATCTCTGAAAAAAGGCGAAAAATATTTAGTAATAGGACCTAGTGGTGGTGGAAAATCTACACTATTAAAGCTATTAAGAAAATACTTCTCACCTAAGAGTGGAGAAATATTAATAGACAATCAAAATCTTAAGGATATTATTAAAACAAGCTATTTTAGACATATATCAAATATAGAACAAAATGTGTTCCTATTTGAAGATACTTTAAAAAATAATATTACTTTATATAAAGATTTTTCAGATGAGGAAATAAATACTGCTATTGAAAACGCAGGATTAAAAAGCTTTATTGAAGCTCTTCCCCAAGGATTAGATACTATAATTTATGATAATGGTAAGAATATCTCTGGTGGTGAAAAGAGCAGAGTCGCCATAGCTAGAGGGCTTCTTCAAAAAGCAGATATTATCTTTTTAGATGAAGCCTTCGCAAGCTTAGACTCTAAAATTGCCAAGGAAATAGAAAATACTATTCTCAATCTAGAGGGAATAACAGTAGTAAATGTAAGCCATGTAATATTTGAAGAGTCAAAGAAAAAGTATGATAATGTGTTTGTTGTTAAAAATAAAGGAGTTTACTCAGTTTAGAAACATTACTTTTTTCATTCCCCTAAAGCAGGACAACGGACTTATTGCTTCGTTCTCCTGCTTTATTTATGCCACTTTATCTGATATAATAAATATACCAAATAGAGGAAAAGCTAAGGTGATTGAAATGAAAATAATTATAGATGCTGATGGCTGTCCTGTAGTAGAGTTAACCATTAAAATAGCTAAAGAATATAAGATAGGAGTCACTATAGTAAAAAACTATGCCCACGAAATCTACGATGACTATGCCACTGTAATCACTGTAGACCTAGCTCCAGATAGTGTTGATTATTATATAGTCAATATTACTGAAAAAAATGATATAGTAGTGACTCAAGATTATGGTCTTGCAGCTATGGTTTTGTCAAAGCTTGGAATATGCATCAATCAAAATGGACTTATTATATCTAATGATAATATTGATGAGCTTTTGAGAAGAAGGCATTTTCACAGCGAGTTACGACGAAAACATAAGTACTATACTAAAGCTAAAAAAAGAGAGTCTGATAATAATATTGAGTTTGAAAGGAATTTAAGGACTTTAATCGAGAAGAATATGAAAATGTTATAATACAACAAAAAATAAAGGGTGGGGACGATGCCAATTTTTATATCCTCAGAGAATGAGCGCAACAGAAAGCTTCCTAAATAGCATGAGGGGTTGGCCTGAAAGCCACCCCATATATTATATGAACATTATTATCCCTCTAACCATTCCATTCTTATCAATAACTGCACCTAAAACATCTCCACACTTTAAATCCTCAAATTCAATATTCATGACTTTGTCATTTCTTTGAAGAATTATTATTGCATCATCTTTTACAGTTAGTATTGGAGTGATTTCTATGGAGTTGTCGTCTATGTGCTGCTCTATTTCTATGGTTCTATTTTTATGGTCTATCTTAGTTATCATTCCATATACAAACTTTTCTCCATTTAAATAATCACACTCTGGAAAATCCTTATACTTATTTATGATAACCTTATTTGCACTATTATCCCATTTAACTTCGCATCCTATGCCTTCTGCTACTGCCCTAATTGGTACAAAGGTTCTGTTATTATAAATAAATGGTTCTGTATCTGTTTCAATTATCTCTCCATTTACTTCTATTCTTGTCCCATTAATTAGTACGTCAATTCTTTTGAAATATCCTCCTGCAAAGGAGGTAGCTGATAATAGTAGAATTATACCTATGAATAAAATTAATAAAGCCTTTTTCATAATAAAACCCCCTAATCTGTTATAATATGAGTTTTGACAAATTAGAGGGATTTATTCAAATATATTATTTTTCTAGCATTTTTTTAAGAAATTGTCCAGTATAGGACTCCTCAACACTGCATATCTCCTCAGGTGTTCCTTGAGCTACTATAGTTCCACCCTTGTCTCCTCCTTCAGGTCCTAGGTCAATTATATAGTCAGATGTCTTTATAACATCTAGATTATGCTCTATAACTAATACAGCATTTCCAGCATCTACTAATTTATTTAACACCTTTATAAGCTTGTGTATATCTGCTATATGAAGTCCTGTTGTAGGTTCATCAAGAATATATAATGTCTTTCCTGTACTTCTCTTGCTAAGCTCAGTAGCTAACTTTACTCTTTGTGCTTCTCCACCTGAAAGTTGTGTTGAAGGTTGCCCTAGCTTAATATAGCCTAATCCAACTTCATACATAGTTTCTATTTTTCTCTTTATGCTTGGTATACTATCAAAGAATTCTAAGGCCTCCTCCACTGTCATATCTAAAATATCAGAGATAGTTTTGCCTTTATATTTAACTTGTAGGGTTTCTCTATTGTATCTCTTGCCCTTGCATACCTCACAAGGAACATACACATCTGGAAGGAAGTGCATTTCAATTTTTAATATACCGTCTCCCTTACAAGCTTCACATCTTCCTCCTTTTACATTAAAGCTAAACCTTCCTTTGCTATATCCTCTTGCTTTTGCCTCAGGAGTCATAGCAAATAAGTCTCTAATCTGGTCAAACACTCCTGTATATGTTGCAGGATTCGATCTTGGAGTTCTTCCTATAGGTGATTGGTCAATTTCAATAATCTTATCTATATGTTCAATTCCAAGAATTTTTTTATGCTTTCCAGGTTTGTCTTTAGATCTATACAATTCCTGTGCCAAGCTTTTATAAAGTATTTCATTTACTAAAGTACTTTTCCCTGATCCAGAAACACCAGTAATAGATGTGAATACTCCAAGAGGTATCTTAACATCTATATTTTTCAAATTGTTTTCTGAGGCACCTTTTATTTCAATCCATTTACCATTAAGCTTTCTTCTTTCCTTTGGAACCTCTATTTTCTTTTTGCCGCTTAAATATTGTCCAGTAATAGACTCTTCACATTTTTTAATATCGTCAATAGTTCCTTCTGCTATTATATATCCACCATGAACACCTGCACCTGGTCCTATATCTACTATATGATCAGCACAATACATAGTATCCTCGTCATGCTCGACTACTATTAGAGTATTACCTAAGTCAGTTAAATTTCTAAGAGCTTTTAATAGCTTATCATTGTCTCTTTGATGAAGCCCGATGCTTGGTTCATCTAATACATATAGTACACCTACCAAACTTGAACCTATCTGAGTAGCTAGTCTAATTCTCTGTGCCTCTCCTCCTGAAAGAGTCCCGGCATTTCTTGACAGTGTAAGATAATCTAGTCCAACATCTACAAGAAAGTTTAGTCTTTCTTTTATCTCTTTAAGTATCTGATTAGCTATTTTCTCTTGCATTTCAGTAAGCTTTAATTCATTTACAAAATCTATTGCCTGTCTTACTGACATATCTGTAAACTCAGATATGTTAAGTCCTCCTACAGTAACTGCAAGTATCTCTGGCCTTAATCTATTCCCATTGCAATCAGGACATGGGATGATACTCATATATTCTTCTATTTTATCCTTCATATAATCAGAGTTTGTTTCGCTATATCTTCTTTCGAAATTAGGTATTACACCTTCAAAAGCCGCCTTAAAGGTTTTCCACCCTCCAAATCTGCTATCAAATTCAAATTCTAGTTCTCTTTCTCCTGTGCCGTAGAGTATATCATCTATTAATTCTTTTGGTGCCTCTCCAATAGGTGCATCTAAATCAAATTTATAGTATTCTGCAATAGCTCTAAACATTTTTATATAATATGTGTCATCAGAAGAATTTGCATAAGGGGCTATGGCACCCTGATTTATAGATATATTTTTGTTAGGAATAATGAGCTCAGGATCTATTTTCATGTGACTTCCTAGTCCATTACAAGTAGGACACATTCCAAAAGGGCTATTGAATGAAAACATTCTTGGTGCCAATTCTTCTATTCCTACACCACAGTCAGGACATGAAAGCTTTTGACTAAATAGTAGTTCTTCTTTTTCCAGTACATCTACTATAACAAGTCCATCTGAAAGCTTTAAGGCTGTTTCTAAGGAATCTGTTAGTCTCTTCTCTATTCCTTCCTTGACTACTATTCTATCTACTATTACTTCTATTGTGTGTTTTTTAGTTTTTTCAAGCTTTATGTCATCACTTAACTCCATCATTTCTCCATCTATTCTAACTCTGACAAAGCCCTCTTTTCTAATACTTTCAAGTACTTTTTGATGCTCTCCCTTACGTCCTCTAATAATCGGAGCAAGTAATTGAAGTTTTGTTCTTTCTTCTAGTGACATTATTTGATCTACCATCTGGTCTATTGATTGGGACGCAATCTCTTTTCCGCATTTATAACAGTGAGGAGTACCTATTCTAGCATATAGAAGCCTTAGGTAGTCATAAATTTCTGTTACTGTACCAACTGTAGATCTAGGGTTTTTGCTTGTTGTCTTTTGGTCTATTGATATAGCAGGCGACAGTCCTTCTATATATTCTACATCTGGCTTTTCCATTTGTCCTAAAAACTGTCTTGCATAAGCAGAAAGACTTTCTACATATCTTCTTTGTCCCTCTGCGTATATGGTATCAAATGCTAAGGAGGACTTTCCTGAACCACTTAAACCTGTTAGTACAATGAATTTATTCCTTGGAAGCTCTATATTTATATTTTTTAAGTTGTTTTCTTTAGCTCCTCTTATTATTATTTTATCTTTTAACATATTGCACCTCGTTTTTCTTAAATGAGTACTTAGATTCTAGATTCTTCGTTTAAAGCTCTTTTACAGTTTACCCTTTAACTCACTGATTTTATCTCTTAATTCAGCTGCTCTTTCAAATTGTAAATTCTCTGCTGCCTCAAACATTTCTATCTCTAGGTTTTTAATCAGAGCTATTAGTTCATCCTTATTAATTTCTTTTTCCTTGTCATATCCATATTTGTCATAGTCTTCTGCAACCTTAGTGGCCTCTATAACATCTCTAATTCCTTTTTTAATAGTTTGAGGGACGATATTATGTTCTTTGTTATACTCGATTTGTATATGTCTTCTTCTATTAGTTTCATCTATAGCTCTTTTCATTGAATTAGTGATGCTATCAGCATACATTATAACCTTACCATCTGCATTTCTAGCTGCTCTACCTATTGTCTGTACCATTGATGTTTCAGATCTTAAGAATCCTTCCTTATCAGCATCTAATATGGCCACTAATGAAACCTCAGGTAAGTCTAATCCTTCTCTTAACAGGTTAATACCTACTAAAACGTCGAACTTACCCATTCTAAGATCCCTGATTATTTCCATTCTTTCAATAGTCTTAATATCTGAATGCAAATAAGTTACCTTTATCCCTATTTCTTTAAAATAGTTTGTTAAATCTTCAGACATTTTTTTAGTAAGGGTAGTAATTAAAACTCTTTCATTACGCTCTGCTCTAATATTTATCTCTTTAACTAGGTCGTCTATTTGATTTCTAGTAGGTCTAACTTCAATCACTGGATCCAATAGTCCTGTAGGTCTGATAATTTGCTCTACAACTTGTTGAGAATGCTCCAACTCATAAGAACCAGGAGTAGCACTTACATATATAACCTGATTAATATGCTTTTCAAATTCTTCAAATTGAAGAGGTCTATTGTCTAGTGCTGATGGAAGTCTAAATCCATAATCAACTAATGTAGTCTTTCGAGATTTATCTCCTGCATACATTCCTCTGATTTGAGGTATAGTTACATGCGACTCATCTATAAACATTAGAAAATCATCTGGAAAATAGTCTAACAATGTATATGGCTTGCTTCCAGGTGGTCTAGCGCTAATGTGTCTTGAGTAATTTTCTATACCTTGACAAAATCCCATTTCTCTTAGCATCTCAATATCGTACATTGTTCTTTGCTTTAGTCTCTGAGCTTCTAGAAGCTTATCTTCTGCTATCAATTCTTTTACTCTTTCTTCTAACTCCTCTTCTATACTTTTAATTGCTCTCTCTATTTTCTCAGGACTAGTAGCATAGTGTGAAGCAGGAAATATAGAGATATGACTTCTTGTCCCGATTATTTCTCCTGTTAGTGCGTTGACCTCAGTTAATCTCTCTACTTCGTCTCCAAATAGTTCAACTCGAATAGCATTTTCGTTAGAAGATGCGGGAAATATTTCTATGACATCTCCTCTGACTCTAAAGGTCCCCCTTACAAAATTAATATCGTTCCTTTCATACTGTATATCTATAAGCTTTCTTAGTATCTCATCTCTATCCTTTATCATGCCAGGTCTTAGAGATAAAACTAAGTTTTCATAATCAATAGGGTCTCCTAAACCATATATACAGGAAACACTGGCTACTATTATAACATCTCTTCTTTCGAATAAAGCAGCAGTAGCTGAGTGTCTTAGCTTATCTATCTCGTCATTTATAGATGCGTCTTTTTCAATATAAGTATCTGTATGAGGTACATATGCCTCAGGTTGGTAATAATCATAATAGCTTACAAAATATTCTACAGCATTATCTGGGAAAAACTCTTTGAATTCACTGGTAAGCTGTGCTGCTAATGTTTTATTATGGGCTATCACTAGAGTTGGTTTTTGAGTCTTTTCAATAATATTTGCCATTGTAAAAGTTTTTCCAGAGCCTGTTACTCCTAAAAGAGTCTGATGCATAAGCTTGTTGTTTATTCCACAAACTAACTTTTCGATAGCCTTGGGCTGATCTCCCGTTGGCTTAAAATCAGACCTGATTTTAAATTTATTCATAGTATCACCTCATTTAGTGATGATAAATAATATATACCACAAAGAAAATAAAACTATATTTATAATTATTTGGAACATTTGTTCGTTTCCTATTATATATTTTGTCCCTATATAAGTCAATATACGAAAAAATATAATTTTAAAAAGATTTTTTTTAACTAGGCAGGGTATTCAGATTTATTGTTGAATATATAAAAGTAGTGCTAGGAGGGAGTTTTTAGATGAAAAAACAAATACTATACTTATCAATGATATTAACTTTGACAGCTTGCACACCTAAGAACAACGCACCCCTAATTGATTCAAGCATATCTGTTTTATCAGAGTCAAATATTGACTATAAGATAGATAAAACTGTTTTATCAAAAGGTTTCCAATCTATTATACCAAATGTTAAAGCACTTGAGAAAGAATACGAAAGACTTTTTTTGGTAAATTTGGGAGTTGTTGAATGTTCAATGGCTAACATTGATAGTATATCTAGAGTAAATAATGAAATAAATATATACACTTCAGTAGAAAAGAAATGGGGAAAAACAGATATAGTAGTTCCACAATTTACAGTTGAAATTAACGGCATAAAGAAAAGAGAATTAGAGGATATAAAATTCAATATAATACCTACTAACTATTCTCCTATTGCTTTAAAATTTGATAAATCTCAAGCTCTTAGTAAAATACATACTCAGCTAAATTACACTGATAATACTATGCCGAACGTAAACCTTATCAAAGACAAAGATGAATACATGTGGGAAATAACCCTAAATAACACTTTTATGAAAGATAATCCTAGTAGCCCTATATATATGCTCAATGTAAAGGTAAATTCAACTAGTGGTGAGATTATTGAAGCAAAGCCTATATTGCTATCAACTACAATAGACAAAGGCAAGATACTAGACCTCGCAGGTGACAAGCTATTAGCATATGTTAAAAAAGAAGTTGTGGAAAACTCAAACATGGAAAGCATATGGATATATGATATTCATAGTCAAGAAAAGCAAAAGATATATTCCACTCTTAACACCATATATTCTACAAGGTTTAGTCCTGACCTTAGCAAGTTAGCAATTATTGAGCATAATGGAACACTTTCAGATTTATATATTGTAGATTTAAAAAATAAGAATACACAAAAAATTACTCCAATGGATTATCAACACACTTGGAGTGTTGAATGGAAAGATAATAATTTGCTTTATGGTGTAAATAACGATAAAGATAAAATGTCAACTGTACTATTATTTGATACTTCTAAATATAATCCTGAAATTCTTTTTAATGTAAGAATGAATGTTACTGGGTTTGATTCGTATAGAGACAATTTTATCTTTATAGAAAAAGATAACTCTAAGGATGTATCAGATGTCTTTATTAAGGAAAACGAAAAGAGATTGAAAAAGATAGATAGAGGATTTAATGGTGAGTTTTTAAGCAAGGATAAACTATTATACACCAGAAAGCTTGATAAAGAAGATAAGTTTGAGCTATATATGTATGATATTGAAGAGCATGATGAAAAGATAGTTTTAGACTTAGATGTCAGAAAGTTTACTATAATTGATGATGAAAATATTCTAGTGATAGCTAAAAATAGCTCTTCCACCGACTTTTCAGTATACTTGTATAGTCTAAAGGATGATGAAGCTAAGTTATTGGGTCAAGTTCTAGATAAAAACATTTTCTATAGCCCTAGCTTAAATACAGGATTTTTCAATATTGTTCCGCCTATTGAAAATTCAGATTCAGATTTTATATATGGTATTAACTTTGATATACTTACATCAGCTAAAAAGGATAGCTAAACTTAGCTATCCTTTTTGTATTCAAACTATTATATTTGGCTCACAGTCAACACACTATATGCTACTTAATTTTATCTTTTATGATTTCAATTGCCTTCAGTAGCTGCGTATCTTGTTCTAGGTTTTCTACCCCTATTACCTCGACATCTTCAGGTATTTCTACTATAATATCAGGAGTTATTCCTATGCCCTGAATATTTCTTCCATTAGGAGTAAAATATTCTGACACCGTTATTTTAAAGCCTGAACCATCAGATAATTCTTTTATTCTCTGCACTATACCCTTTCCAAATGTTTTAGTTCCAACTATAGTGCCTACCTTAGTATCTTGAATTGCTCCTGATACTACCTCAGATGCACTTGCACTGCCTTCATTCACTAAAACAACTAATGGCAATCCCAACTTTTTTTTGTCAGATTTTAAATATTCCCTTTCTTTTTTCTTTGTTTCTGTATATACAATTGTCCCCTCTCCCATAAGCTCATCTGCTATCTTAGCAGATACATCTAAAAGCCCACCTGGATTATTTCTTAAGTCTATTACTAGGCCCTTCATACCTTTATTTTGTAGGGCTTTTAAATTAGCTGTAAAATCCTTATGTGTCTGTTCATCAAAGGATGTAATCCTTATATATCCAATATCATTTTCCAGCATGCTAGCTTTAATGGTTTTCACTCTAATTTCTTCTCTTGTAATAGTTTTTTCCAAAATTTCTGACTTGCCTTCACTGTCTCTTCTAATAGTTATAGTAACATCCGTACCAGGCTCACCCTTCATAAGCTTAACTGCTTCATCCATTTTCTCTGCAGTAAACTCTTTACCAT includes the following:
- a CDS encoding ABC transporter ATP-binding protein encodes the protein MKDLLLKRKSKFILYVIACFLPVIDTLLRNVSIALLIGSIERGDIDYFLKVLALSIFFTIFGVVLYVISRFMRISYMRDTILDVRINAFDRILKYSYKNFSKKSKDVYISNLVNDINIFEQNFFLRLINTIFQGGWYLVSLIILFFLDFKFASGIFAVSIIMFFISKSFESKTVRLQEEVSENNENFTTNISNTFNGLEILKLNNIEDKFLYNTLKAIDKVEKKKLYYTVFTDGQRSFTNFLGFGIFVGIILYCINLVLQGASFTKITLMIQLSNGCIWPIVQILPWFNELKASAKIYDKITRDDEEKVSDIVKEKEFKFESKLEVSNLEFNYDNKEVFKGASFTIEKGKKYLLKGASGAGKSTLINLLSMVNDDYKGKIALDGIDYREINEKSFNDNIAFIYQDVFLFEDTIYNNIALFKEIPEEKILKAAEGAGLSEFLKERAEGLQEKLMENGKNLSGGQRQRISIARALAKGANILFVDEATSSLNEELGRAIENTLLSLDSTVIAISHRYYEGLSEKYDYVLEVKDGQVYQHNSQEYFNMEAMAI
- a CDS encoding ABC transporter ATP-binding protein; this encodes MKKSIFKAIPYLILVTIIALVCAVLEGALSISMMKTIDIAVSGNMDSFKSEAIKLIILALSILPASILLSFGKGLYKRKAILSAKINFVSRVFKKNINEFQRDNNAKYVSALTNDVNTIETNYIDGIYEVILGIIYSIVSVGVIAYVSPVALGIGTGIGVISTLLSILIGRPMQKHHNQRSELYEGYTSYIKEVLSAFHIIKSNNLTDKVKSDFYNKSHSIQQKGYIIDKIYTYISALQNLNMILALMALLGISAYMAIKGSLTLGGVILIINNMEKIIVPIMRFGEWMPKIFATKKLFSKIEDTLTNQDNYEETISLESFNDSIEFSNVTFGYEDEDILQNISLSLKKGEKYLVIGPSGGGKSTLLKLLRKYFSPKSGEILIDNQNLKDIIKTSYFRHISNIEQNVFLFEDTLKNNITLYKDFSDEEINTAIENAGLKSFIEALPQGLDTIIYDNGKNISGGEKSRVAIARGLLQKADIIFLDEAFASLDSKIAKEIENTILNLEGITVVNVSHVIFEESKKKYDNVFVVKNKGVYSV
- a CDS encoding DUF188 domain-containing protein, encoding MKIIIDADGCPVVELTIKIAKEYKIGVTIVKNYAHEIYDDYATVITVDLAPDSVDYYIVNITEKNDIVVTQDYGLAAMVLSKLGICINQNGLIISNDNIDELLRRRHFHSELRRKHKYYTKAKKRESDNNIEFERNLRTLIEKNMKML
- a CDS encoding copper amine oxidase N-terminal domain-containing protein translates to MKKALLILFIGIILLLSATSFAGGYFKRIDVLINGTRIEVNGEIIETDTEPFIYNNRTFVPIRAVAEGIGCEVKWDNSANKVIINKYKDFPECDYLNGEKFVYGMITKIDHKNRTIEIEQHIDDNSIEITPILTVKDDAIIILQRNDKVMNIEFEDLKCGDVLGAVIDKNGMVRGIIMFI
- the uvrA gene encoding excinuclease ABC subunit UvrA; protein product: MLKDKIIIRGAKENNLKNINIELPRNKFIVLTGLSGSGKSSLAFDTIYAEGQRRYVESLSAYARQFLGQMEKPDVEYIEGLSPAISIDQKTTSKNPRSTVGTVTEIYDYLRLLYARIGTPHCYKCGKEIASQSIDQMVDQIMSLEERTKLQLLAPIIRGRKGEHQKVLESIRKEGFVRVRIDGEMMELSDDIKLEKTKKHTIEVIVDRIVVKEGIEKRLTDSLETALKLSDGLVIVDVLEKEELLFSQKLSCPDCGVGIEELAPRMFSFNSPFGMCPTCNGLGSHMKIDPELIIPNKNISINQGAIAPYANSSDDTYYIKMFRAIAEYYKFDLDAPIGEAPKELIDDILYGTGERELEFEFDSRFGGWKTFKAAFEGVIPNFERRYSETNSDYMKDKIEEYMSIIPCPDCNGNRLRPEILAVTVGGLNISEFTDMSVRQAIDFVNELKLTEMQEKIANQILKEIKERLNFLVDVGLDYLTLSRNAGTLSGGEAQRIRLATQIGSSLVGVLYVLDEPSIGLHQRDNDKLLKALRNLTDLGNTLIVVEHDEDTMYCADHIVDIGPGAGVHGGYIIAEGTIDDIKKCEESITGQYLSGKKKIEVPKERRKLNGKWIEIKGASENNLKNIDVKIPLGVFTSITGVSGSGKSTLVNEILYKSLAQELYRSKDKPGKHKKILGIEHIDKIIEIDQSPIGRTPRSNPATYTGVFDQIRDLFAMTPEAKARGYSKGRFSFNVKGGRCEACKGDGILKIEMHFLPDVYVPCEVCKGKRYNRETLQVKYKGKTISDILDMTVEEALEFFDSIPSIKRKIETMYEVGLGYIKLGQPSTQLSGGEAQRVKLATELSKRSTGKTLYILDEPTTGLHIADIHKLIKVLNKLVDAGNAVLVIEHNLDVIKTSDYIIDLGPEGGDKGGTIVAQGTPEEICSVEESYTGQFLKKMLEK
- the uvrB gene encoding excinuclease ABC subunit UvrB, whose translation is MNKFKIRSDFKPTGDQPKAIEKLVCGINNKLMHQTLLGVTGSGKTFTMANIIEKTQKPTLVIAHNKTLAAQLTSEFKEFFPDNAVEYFVSYYDYYQPEAYVPHTDTYIEKDASINDEIDKLRHSATAALFERRDVIIVASVSCIYGLGDPIDYENLVLSLRPGMIKDRDEILRKLIDIQYERNDINFVRGTFRVRGDVIEIFPASSNENAIRVELFGDEVERLTEVNALTGEIIGTRSHISIFPASHYATSPEKIERAIKSIEEELEERVKELIAEDKLLEAQRLKQRTMYDIEMLREMGFCQGIENYSRHISARPPGSKPYTLLDYFPDDFLMFIDESHVTIPQIRGMYAGDKSRKTTLVDYGFRLPSALDNRPLQFEEFEKHINQVIYVSATPGSYELEHSQQVVEQIIRPTGLLDPVIEVRPTRNQIDDLVKEINIRAERNERVLITTLTKKMSEDLTNYFKEIGIKVTYLHSDIKTIERMEIIRDLRMGKFDVLVGINLLREGLDLPEVSLVAILDADKEGFLRSETSMVQTIGRAARNADGKVIMYADSITNSMKRAIDETNRRRHIQIEYNKEHNIVPQTIKKGIRDVIEATKVAEDYDKYGYDKEKEINKDELIALIKNLEIEMFEAAENLQFERAAELRDKISELKGKL